GCGAGCAGGTGGCGCTGGGCGAGTTCCGGCGCGACCTGTACCACCGGCTGAACGTCCTGCGCATCGACCTTCCGCCGCTGCGCCAGCGCCGCGCGGACATCCCGCGCCTCATCGACCGCTTCATCCGCGAGTTCAGCGCGCAGCACGACCGTCCCTTCGTGGGGATCGATCCGGAGGCGCTGCGCGTGCTGGTGGAGTACGACTGGCCCGGGAACGTGCGCGAGCTGCGCAACTTGGTGGAGAGCATGGTGGTGCTCGCCCCCGGCCGGGTGATCCGCCCCGAGGACATCCCTCCCGAGGTGCGCCACAAGCGCACGGGCTCCCTCCTCCCGGTGCTGGCGCCGCGCCCGGTGTCGCAGGAGCGCGGGAGGAGCGACGACCGCGGCGGGCCCTCGCCGGAGCTGGAGTTCGTGCTGCGCACGCTGTACGATCTGCGCATGAACCTGGAGGACCTGCGGCGCGACGTGGAGGAGATCCGCAAGCGCGACCAGCCCGCCATCGCCCTCCCCGCGGCGACGGGGTACTCGCCGTACGGGCAGCCGGTGATCCCCCTGGGCGCCCCCATCGCGCCGCCCGAGCCCATTCCGCACGAAGAGGAGGGCGTCGTCGTCTTCCGCCGCGGGATGACGCTGGCGGACATGGAGCGCGAAGCCATCGCCGTAGCCCTGCGCGAAGCCCGCGGCAACCGCCGCCGCGCCGCGGAGAGGCTCGGCATGGGCGAGCGCACGCTGTATCGGAAGCTGAAGGAGTACGAGATGGAGCCGGGGGAAAGTGCGTGAGTGCGTTAGTGCGTGAGTGCGGTGCGGTGTCGCGGGAGCCGCCCCGCACTGGTCACCAGAAAAAGCATCACACAGAGAACACGAAGGGAACTGCAAGCCACAGAGAACCTCTCCTGCCGTTCTTTCTGTACCCTCTGTGTCTCTGTGTGAAACTGCCGTTCGTCTTCTCCGCACACGCACTCACGCACTCACGCACTCTCTTCCGTTGACTGCCCCGTTTCCAATCTTCGCCGCAACCGCGCCCGGGCTTGAGCCGCTGGCGGCGGCGGAGCTGCGCGCGCTGGGCATACAGGCGGCGCCCGAGCAGGGGGGCGTCGCGTGGGAGGGGAGCGCGGAGGAGCTGTACACGGCCAACCTCTGGCTGCGCACCGCCAGCCGTGTCACCGTCGGAGCGGCGGAGTTCCGGGCGCGCACCTTTTTCGAGCTGGAACGGCACGCGCGCAAGATCCCGTGGGAGCGGTGGGTGGCGAAGGGGCGCGCGGTGCGGCTGCGCGTCACGTCGCGCAAATCCAAGCTCTATCACGAGGGCGCCATCGCGGAGCGGGTGCTGGACGCCATCGAGCGGCGCGTCGGTGGACTGGGTGGCGCGGAGGTGGCACGCGACGACGAGGGCGACGAGGATGCGGGTGACGCGCAGCTCTTCGTAGTGCGCTTCGTGCGCGACGGGTGCATCGTGCGGGCGGATGCGTCCGGCGCGCTGCTGCACCTGCGCGGCTACCGGCGGGCCGTCGCCCGGGCGCCGCTCCGAGAGACGCTCGCCGCCGCCGCGCTCCTTGGAAGCCGCTGGCCCGGCGATGCCCCGCTCCTCGACCCCATGTGCGGCTCGGGCACCATCGCCATCGAAGGCGCGCTGATGGCCCGCAACATCGCGCCGGGGCTGGCGGGCGCGGACCGGGAGCCGCGCCGCTTCGCCTTCCGAGAGTGGCCGGACGCGGACGAGGTGGCGTGGCGGCGCGTGGTGGAGCGCGCCCAATCCGCCATCCGCCCATCCGCCCCCGCTCCCATCCAGGGCTCCGACCGCGACGCCGGCGCCATCGAAGCCGCCACCGCCAACGCCGAGCGCGCCGGCGTCCTCGCCGACGTGGAGCTCGCGGTCGCCCCGGTCTCTGCCATCGACCCTCCCGCGGGCCCTGGCTGGATCGTCACTAACCCGCCCTACGGCGTTCGCGTCGGCGAGACGGAGGCGCTGCGCAACCTGTACGCGGCACTGGGCCACGCCGCCCGCCAGCGCGCCCCCGGCTGGACGATGGCCCTCCTCTCCGCCGAACCCCGCCTCGACGCGCAGGTCGGCGTCCCCTTTGAGAACGCCCTGCAGACGCGCAACGGCGGCATCCCCGTGCACCTGGCGGTGGGCAGGGTGGGCGAGGGGTGAGGCGAGTGAACTCGCGGCAACAACGGCACCAAGTCCGCCTGCGCGGACTCACGCACAGGACGGCGCGTGTCCCCCGCCCCGCCACTTCCTGAGGGAGCCGCTTCGCCAACGCCATGAGCGCTAGAAAGCCTGGCGGCGACCGAAGGAAACGGGCCCTGCCGGTCCGAGCCGAGCCATCCAATGTTCGATGCCGCTGTTTGGTGATCGGAGCCAAACGGCTTGGACCGGCTCCCGAACACGGGAGGGGACAGCGCCCACAGGGAGAGCCCGTCTCCTTCGCTCCGCGCCAGAGGCTGGTTGGGCGCCTGGGGCGGTGAGGCGCTTCGCTCAAGAAGTGCGGTTCGACGCCGGACCCACGCGCAAACTTTTCCCAACCACGCACGCCCGGCACGCCTCCACACGCCTCCACACGCCTCCCGCCGCCCCGCCCGCGTCGTAAGCGGATGCCGCGCCGCCACATGAGACAAAGCACGGCCGGCGGCACACGGCTGGCATCGTGCGGAGGGGTCCGGGGCGGAAGCCTCCGTCCCGGCGCCTCCCGAAATTGCTTGCGGGGGGAGCGGGGGCGGGTTACTCTGTACCCGTCCACAAACATCGCACGTCCAGCCGCACCCCGGCGCCCGGCCCCAAGCCGCGGCGCGCTCGTCGCGTCCCGGCAGACCCCGCGAAGCACCGCTCGCCCCGCCCGTCCCCCCGAGGTCCCGTGAGATCGTCACTCGTCGCCGCCATCGCCGGCCTGGCCGCAGCAGCGCCCCTGGCCGCACAGCAGCAGCAGCCCGCGCAGCAGGACCGGGTGCACGTCGTTCGCCAGGGAGACACCCTGTGGGAGCTGGCGCGCACCTACATGAGCGACCCGTTCATGTGGCCGGAGATCTTCCGGCTCAACACGGACGTGGTGCAGGACCCCGCGAGGATCTATCCTTCCGAGCGGCTCGTCCTTCCCGGCGGCGCGCGCGAGGGGGCGGCCCCCAGTGGACCCCGCGACGGGCGCACGGTGTTCTACCGGGACGAGGATGCGGAGGACCGCGCCATCGTGGGCGCCTCCACCGCGCCGTACCCCGTGGTGACGCCGGGCGACTTCTACCGCGCGTCGTTCGTGGCGCCGGACGCCGAGGTGCGGCCCGTGGGCCGGCTGGCGGAGGTGCTCTCGCCCACCGAGGTGGCGCTGGACCGGCTTCCGGGAATCCAACCGTACGACCGGGTGTACGTAGCGATGGCGGCGGGGAGCGGCACGCAGGTGGGCGACCGCTTCCACTTCGTCCGCCCCGCGCGCGACCTGCGCCCCGCCGGCCGCGTGTGGGAGTCCACGGGCATCGCCACGGTGGCCGCCGTGGAGGACGGTGTGGCGACGGCGGTGGTGATCCGCATGTTCGGCGAGGTTCGCCCGGGCGATTTGGCGCTTCCCGCTGCGCGCTTCTCGGTCCCGGCGGGTGTGCGGCCGGTGGCGTCGACGGGGCTGCAGGGGCGGCTCCTGGGGCTGGAGACGGAGCACCCCATCGTGTCCACGCAGGAGTACGCCTTCCTGGACGTGGGCCGTCAGGCCGGGGTGCGCGAGGGCGACGAGTTCGAGGTCTACCTTCCGCGCGAGGCGCGCAGTTGGGGAAGCCGCCCCGAGATCCGCGTGGGGCGCATGCAGGTGGTGAAGGTGATGGATCGCACCGCGACGGTGAGGATCACCTCGATCGAGCAGCCGGCGATGCGGCCGGGGCTCCCGGTGCGCAGGGTGGCACGGATGCCGTGATGCAGGCCGGGGGTCCCGGCCTGCCCCGCGGTTCCGGCGCCCTTCCCCCAAAGGAAGGGCGCCCGCACTTTGTAGGGATATGATGACCGACGTCCTGCACCTGGCAGCCGTGGCGCTGTACGCGCTCGCCGCGGCGCTGCTGGGGATCTCCTTCGCGCGTACCGACCGGCGCCTCCCCGCCGTCGCCACCACCACCCTCGGGCTGGCGGTGGCGGCGCACGGGGCGGCGCTGGCCTCGTACATCCGCCAGTTCGGCGAGCCGCCGCTGGTGGGCCTCGCGCCGTCGCTCTCGGTGCTCGGCTTCCTGATCGCGCTGGGCTCGCTGGGCGTGGCGACGCTGGGGCGCACTGGGCCGCTGGGGCTGGTGCTGGTGCCCGTGGCCGCCGCCGTCGCCGCGGCCGCGCAGGCCGCCGGCGTGCGCCCGGATGGCGAGGCGATGCTCTTCCGCGGCCCCTGGTTCGTGCTGCACGTGGTGCTGGCGATGCTGGGCTACGCCGCGCTCGCCGTCTCGTTCGCCGCCGGGCTGATGTACCTCCTGCAGTTCCGGGAGTTGAAGGGGCGTCGCTTCGGGGCCATCTTCCGCTTCTTTCCGCCGCTGGAGACGCTGGACCGCATCGGGCGCCTGGCGCTGATGGCCGGCCTCCCGCTCCTTTCCGCCGCGCTGCTGGTGGGATGGGCCTGGACGGAGCGCTTTCAGCACCCGATGGCCATCGGAAACCCCAAGATCGTCTTGGGGGTAATCAGCTGGCTGGTGTTCGTGGTGGCGCTCGCGGTGCGCGCCGGCGGGAGCCGCCAGGCGCGGCGCGGGGCGCTGGTGTCGGTGGTCGGATTCGCGGTGGTGGTGATCTCGTACGTGGTGCTGCGGGTGGGGGCTTCCACGCACACGGGCGGGTTCCTGTGATCCGGCGGTTGAAACCGCTGCAACAAGAGCGGGAAGTCCGCCTTCGCGGACTGGTGTCTCGGCTGCAACCTGCGAAGGCAGGTTTCCCGCGGTCGTCGCTGCGGTTTCAACCGCCGGAATGGGGGTCCGCGTGAGCGCGCGGCTTCCGCTGCTGGTGGATGCGGCGCGGCTGCGGGTGCTGGTGGTGGGCGGCGGGGCGGTGGCGCTGCGC
This genomic window from Longimicrobium sp. contains:
- the ccsA gene encoding cytochrome c biogenesis protein CcsA; translated protein: MTDVLHLAAVALYALAAALLGISFARTDRRLPAVATTTLGLAVAAHGAALASYIRQFGEPPLVGLAPSLSVLGFLIALGSLGVATLGRTGPLGLVLVPVAAAVAAAAQAAGVRPDGEAMLFRGPWFVLHVVLAMLGYAALAVSFAAGLMYLLQFRELKGRRFGAIFRFFPPLETLDRIGRLALMAGLPLLSAALLVGWAWTERFQHPMAIGNPKIVLGVISWLVFVVALAVRAGGSRQARRGALVSVVGFAVVVISYVVLRVGASTHTGGFL
- a CDS encoding LysM peptidoglycan-binding domain-containing protein encodes the protein MRSSLVAAIAGLAAAAPLAAQQQQPAQQDRVHVVRQGDTLWELARTYMSDPFMWPEIFRLNTDVVQDPARIYPSERLVLPGGAREGAAPSGPRDGRTVFYRDEDAEDRAIVGASTAPYPVVTPGDFYRASFVAPDAEVRPVGRLAEVLSPTEVALDRLPGIQPYDRVYVAMAAGSGTQVGDRFHFVRPARDLRPAGRVWESTGIATVAAVEDGVATAVVIRMFGEVRPGDLALPAARFSVPAGVRPVASTGLQGRLLGLETEHPIVSTQEYAFLDVGRQAGVREGDEFEVYLPREARSWGSRPEIRVGRMQVVKVMDRTATVRITSIEQPAMRPGLPVRRVARMP
- a CDS encoding THUMP domain-containing protein, which translates into the protein MTAPFPIFAATAPGLEPLAAAELRALGIQAAPEQGGVAWEGSAEELYTANLWLRTASRVTVGAAEFRARTFFELERHARKIPWERWVAKGRAVRLRVTSRKSKLYHEGAIAERVLDAIERRVGGLGGAEVARDDEGDEDAGDAQLFVVRFVRDGCIVRADASGALLHLRGYRRAVARAPLRETLAAAALLGSRWPGDAPLLDPMCGSGTIAIEGALMARNIAPGLAGADREPRRFAFREWPDADEVAWRRVVERAQSAIRPSAPAPIQGSDRDAGAIEAATANAERAGVLADVELAVAPVSAIDPPAGPGWIVTNPPYGVRVGETEALRNLYAALGHAARQRAPGWTMALLSAEPRLDAQVGVPFENALQTRNGGIPVHLAVGRVGEG